In a genomic window of Gossypium arboreum isolate Shixiya-1 chromosome 9, ASM2569848v2, whole genome shotgun sequence:
- the LOC108455737 gene encoding 60S ribosomal protein L27a-3-like: MTTRFKKNRKKRGHVSAGHGRIGKHRKHPGGRGNAGGMHHHRILFDKYHPGYFGKVGMRYFHKLRNKFYCPIVNIDKLWSLVPQEVKTKANKDAAPMIDVTQFGYFKVLGKGVLPENQPMVVKAKLVSKTAEKKIKEAGGAVVLTA; the protein is encoded by the coding sequence ATGACAACCCGCTTCAAGAAAAACCGGAAGAAGCGCGGCCACGTGAGCGCCGGTCACGGCCGTATCGGGAAGCACCGCAAACACCCGGGAGGTCGGGGAAATGCAGGAGGCATGCACCACCACAGGATCCTGTTCGACAAGTACCACCCTGGGTATTTCGGGAAAGTGGGTATGAGGTACTTCCACAAGCTACGCAACAAGTTCTACTGCCCCATCGTCAACATCGACAAGCTCTGGTCTCTCGTCCCGCAAGAGGTGAAAACCAAAGCCAACAAGGATGCGGCTCCGATGATCGACGTGACTCAGTTCGGATACTTTAAAGTCCTCGGGAAAGGTGTTTTGCCGGAGAACCAACCGATGGTCGTCAAGGCTAAGTTGGTGTCGAAAACTGCTGAGAAGAAAATAAAGGAAGCTGGTGGCGCCGTTGTTCTGACCGCTTAG